The Thermanaerovibrio acidaminovorans DSM 6589 genome contains a region encoding:
- a CDS encoding adenosine-specific kinase has product MSDVSLSLVKVNVPDGCNVIVGQSHFIKTVEDLYEALVTSSPSLEFGIAFCEASGECLVRRDGNREDLIEAAVSNALAIGAGHVFVVVLRNGYPINVMDRIKSVQEVCSIYAATANPLQVVVAVSDQGRGVLGVIDGFPPKGVESEEHVKSRRYLLRDIIGYKR; this is encoded by the coding sequence ATGTCCGATGTGAGCCTTTCTTTGGTCAAGGTCAACGTGCCCGATGGATGTAACGTGATAGTTGGACAGAGCCACTTCATAAAGACGGTGGAGGACCTCTACGAGGCGCTGGTCACCTCCTCCCCGTCGTTGGAGTTCGGCATAGCCTTCTGCGAGGCCTCCGGTGAGTGCCTGGTCAGAAGGGATGGCAACAGGGAGGACCTCATCGAGGCAGCGGTATCCAACGCCCTGGCCATAGGGGCGGGGCACGTCTTCGTGGTGGTGCTCCGGAACGGCTACCCGATCAACGTGATGGACCGGATCAAGTCGGTCCAGGAGGTGTGCAGCATCTACGCCGCCACCGCCAACCCCCTCCAGGTGGTGGTGGCCGTCAGCGACCAGGGAAGGGGAGTGCTGGGAGTCATAGACGGGTTCCCCCCCAAGGGGGTCGAGTCCGAGGAGCACGTCAAGTCCAGAAGGTACCTCTTGAGGGACATTATCGGCTACAAGCGCTGA
- a CDS encoding sodium:solute symporter family protein — MTLFLFGVLLVLVSFALIGKLSSRGVKRAEEFTVAGRKASAWSVVGILLGALVGGASTVGTAQMAYMWGISAIWFTLGAGIGCLLLAVTLAKPLRRGGKETIIQIIQGAFGRRVAFTVLISSVVGTFLSVVSQFLSGAALVATVVNLRPQVSLGIMALLVLAFIASGGIKSYGALGKAKLVLLYILMGLCAIKAVSTGETPVKIFGTLPSTPYFNPFGRGIAKDLGSLVALIVGVFSTQIYVQSILAARDEATARRGALLSAFLMPPLGLMGIWVGLSLRSAGVEIEPSQALPWFVVHHFSPLVGGILWSALLITTVGCAAGLVLGIGTNVARDFISPLIRRAMTSRGMNPSGWEVTVLRGSILSVVLLALGVALDSRDGTILNWGYLSMGLRGSGTFFPLIGAVLFPRRLSPRWALVSSSGGLLGTLFWGMMDMKGEPLYAGLALSMAGLMLGLASSRGSQRL, encoded by the coding sequence ATGACCCTTTTCCTTTTCGGCGTTCTCCTGGTGTTGGTTTCGTTCGCCCTCATCGGCAAGCTATCCTCCCGGGGGGTCAAGAGGGCGGAGGAGTTCACCGTGGCGGGACGCAAGGCCTCCGCCTGGTCGGTGGTGGGGATACTGCTGGGGGCCCTGGTGGGTGGGGCCTCCACGGTGGGGACCGCTCAGATGGCCTACATGTGGGGGATATCCGCCATATGGTTCACCTTGGGGGCCGGCATAGGCTGTCTCCTTCTGGCGGTCACGCTGGCCAAGCCCCTTCGGCGGGGCGGCAAGGAGACCATAATTCAGATAATCCAGGGGGCCTTCGGCCGCAGGGTGGCCTTCACGGTGCTGATCTCGTCGGTGGTGGGCACCTTCCTCTCGGTGGTGTCCCAGTTCCTCTCCGGGGCTGCCCTGGTGGCCACGGTGGTCAACCTGAGGCCCCAGGTTTCCCTCGGGATCATGGCCCTCCTGGTACTGGCCTTCATAGCCTCCGGGGGGATCAAGAGCTACGGGGCCCTGGGGAAGGCCAAGCTGGTCCTGCTTTACATCCTGATGGGCCTTTGCGCCATCAAGGCGGTCTCCACCGGGGAGACCCCGGTCAAGATATTCGGGACCCTTCCCTCGACCCCCTACTTCAACCCCTTCGGGAGGGGGATAGCGAAGGATCTCGGGTCCCTTGTGGCCCTGATCGTGGGGGTCTTCTCCACCCAGATATACGTTCAGTCCATCCTGGCCGCCCGTGACGAGGCCACCGCCAGGAGGGGGGCTTTGCTGTCCGCTTTCCTGATGCCTCCCCTGGGTCTCATGGGCATATGGGTTGGGCTGTCGTTAAGGAGCGCTGGGGTTGAGATCGAGCCCTCCCAGGCGCTGCCATGGTTCGTGGTTCACCACTTCAGCCCCCTGGTGGGGGGCATCCTGTGGTCGGCGCTGCTCATAACCACCGTGGGGTGCGCCGCAGGGCTGGTGCTAGGCATAGGGACCAACGTGGCCAGGGACTTCATATCCCCGCTTATCAGACGTGCCATGACATCCCGGGGGATGAACCCCTCTGGATGGGAGGTAACGGTGCTGAGGGGGTCGATCCTGTCGGTGGTCCTGCTGGCTTTGGGGGTGGCGCTCGACAGCCGGGACGGCACCATCCTGAACTGGGGGTACCTTAGCATGGGACTCAGGGGGTCCGGCACGTTCTTCCCATTGATAGGGGCGGTCCTGTTCCCCCGGAGGCTTTCCCCCCGGTGGGCCCTGGTCTCCTCCTCGGGGGGGCTCTTGGGGACCCTGTTTTGGGGGATGATGGACATGAAGGGCGAACCCCTATACGCGGGGCTCGCCCTGTCGATGGCGGGTCTTATGTTAGGGCTTGCGTCCTCCCGGGGATCTCAGCGCTTGTAG
- a CDS encoding DRTGG domain-containing protein, which produces MKLRDIVEAIDGRVLCCEDRLDQEVGSAYASDLMSDVLAFCSPGALLITGLTNIQIVRTAQMLDLCGVIFVRGKAPQDDTVKLAESSGIPIVLCGHSMYMVCGELYAKGLPACHLPSEGD; this is translated from the coding sequence ATGAAGCTGAGGGATATCGTGGAGGCGATCGATGGCAGGGTCCTTTGCTGTGAGGACAGGCTTGACCAGGAGGTCGGTTCCGCCTACGCATCGGACCTCATGAGCGATGTGCTGGCCTTCTGCAGCCCCGGGGCCCTTCTGATAACGGGACTCACCAACATTCAGATAGTGAGGACCGCCCAGATGCTGGACCTCTGCGGTGTGATCTTCGTGAGGGGCAAAGCCCCCCAGGACGACACGGTCAAGCTGGCGGAGTCCAGCGGCATACCCATAGTTCTCTGCGGTCACAGCATGTACATGGTCTGTGGCGAGCTCTATGCCAAGGGGCTGCCCGCCTGCCACCTTCCCAGCGAGGGGGATTAA
- a CDS encoding ATP-binding protein, with amino-acid sequence MDVPVSLEYSVEGDDFLAAGEASNNIKETLKMLGVPSPICRRAAVVTYEMEMNLVIHAGGGTLKAMIYPDKLEILAIDQGPGIPDVEKALQEGWSTAPDHIREMGFGAGMGLPNIRKNSDIFEIQTEVGRGTTVRSVIAFSA; translated from the coding sequence GTGGACGTGCCGGTCAGCTTGGAGTACAGCGTGGAGGGGGATGACTTTCTGGCCGCCGGGGAGGCATCGAACAACATCAAGGAGACCCTTAAAATGTTGGGGGTCCCTTCCCCCATATGCAGGAGGGCTGCGGTGGTGACTTATGAGATGGAGATGAACCTGGTGATCCACGCGGGAGGCGGCACGCTGAAGGCCATGATATACCCGGACAAGCTGGAGATCCTGGCCATAGACCAGGGGCCCGGCATACCGGACGTGGAGAAGGCCCTCCAGGAGGGGTGGTCCACCGCCCCGGACCACATAAGGGAGATGGGCTTTGGCGCCGGGATGGGGCTCCCCAACATCCGTAAGAACTCCGACATCTTCGAGATCCAGACGGAGGTGGGCAGGGGGACCACGGTCCGGTCGGTGATCGCCTTCAGCGCCTAG
- a CDS encoding [Fe-Fe] hydrogenase large subunit C-terminal domain-containing protein produces the protein MVLLSHSVRIFESACKGCVNCLKSCPTEAIRVVDGSIRILKDLCIDCGECLRTCGKKALGLEEDDWDIIKSHTPGILAVDPTFFAQFGAYWHPSMVIQCLREWGLDMIVDQAPRAFDLAAYAVAKSIEMASREQLPLISTYCPSVVRLIQVRFPELIGRLVTVQNPLDIMGDLWRMETGRRDPITLLAPCPSKITLVRCPVSRSSSPFQHVVSVRKVTRQLLAAGPQVADNLPDPTNKRWLKWALRGGEARHVRAFSSKPIVTLAVSGLRNTLDLLQDLELGRLSGVDFVECRVCDLGCIGGIANAESRFLASLRLQPLSAPWDISPEEREEIAALYDRGTWALEMPVQPRPRLPLSQDLTEAMAKLKEMKAIYAQLPHIDCGSCGRPSCNAMAEDIVRGEGEITDCIFKLRDEISDLAGRIAALSKSVPHTMKGRS, from the coding sequence GTGGTCCTCTTGTCTCACAGCGTAAGGATATTCGAATCCGCCTGTAAGGGGTGCGTGAACTGCCTCAAGTCCTGTCCCACCGAGGCCATCCGGGTGGTGGACGGGTCAATACGGATCCTCAAGGACCTCTGCATAGACTGCGGCGAGTGTCTCCGCACCTGCGGGAAGAAGGCCTTGGGGCTGGAGGAGGACGACTGGGACATCATAAAGTCCCACACGCCGGGCATCCTGGCGGTGGACCCCACGTTCTTCGCCCAGTTCGGGGCCTATTGGCATCCCTCCATGGTCATCCAGTGCCTTAGGGAGTGGGGGTTGGACATGATAGTGGATCAGGCCCCCAGGGCCTTCGACCTGGCTGCCTACGCGGTGGCCAAGTCTATTGAGATGGCCTCCCGGGAGCAGCTACCCTTAATATCCACCTACTGCCCGTCGGTGGTGCGCCTCATCCAGGTCAGGTTCCCGGAGCTCATCGGCCGACTGGTGACGGTCCAGAACCCCCTGGACATAATGGGGGACCTATGGCGGATGGAGACCGGAAGACGGGATCCCATAACCCTGCTGGCCCCGTGCCCGTCAAAGATAACCCTGGTCCGGTGCCCCGTGTCCCGATCCAGTAGCCCCTTCCAGCACGTGGTGTCGGTCCGCAAGGTCACACGACAGCTCCTGGCGGCGGGCCCCCAGGTGGCGGACAACCTGCCGGATCCCACCAACAAGAGGTGGCTCAAGTGGGCCCTCCGGGGCGGCGAGGCCCGGCACGTTAGGGCCTTCTCCTCGAAGCCCATAGTCACCCTGGCGGTGTCGGGCCTTAGGAATACCCTGGACCTGCTTCAGGACCTGGAGCTGGGGAGGTTGTCGGGGGTGGACTTCGTGGAGTGCCGGGTGTGCGACCTGGGGTGCATAGGCGGCATAGCGAACGCGGAGTCCCGTTTCCTTGCCAGCCTTAGGCTCCAGCCCCTGTCGGCCCCCTGGGACATCTCCCCGGAGGAGAGGGAGGAGATAGCCGCCCTGTACGATCGGGGCACCTGGGCCCTTGAGATGCCGGTGCAACCCAGGCCCAGGCTCCCGCTATCCCAGGATCTGACCGAGGCAATGGCCAAGCTGAAGGAGATGAAGGCCATCTACGCCCAGCTGCCCCACATAGACTGCGGCTCCTGTGGGCGCCCCTCTTGCAATGCCATGGCGGAGGACATAGTCCGGGGAGAGGGGGAGATCACCGACTGCATATTCAAGCTCCGGGACGAGATATCGGACCTGGCGGGGAGGATAGCCGCCCTCTCCAAGAGCGTTCCCCACACCATGAAGGGAAGGAGCTGA
- a CDS encoding PHP domain-containing protein: MGLRPFKLDLHVHSVLSPCGELEMGLSDIARRAAEVGLDGLALTDHNACANAAGLIEAAQELGLWVIPGCEVQTEEDIHVVCLFPTLGSAMDFQGWTWNLLNPVANDPDVFGYQLVVDKEGNILDQVDTLLVQGIRAGVDQVLLEVRQRGGITILSHVDRPSFSYPAVLGPIPPDLPVDAIEISWRASDQEAERIRRSLPHLPFLRSSDSHCLSHLSAQRCTTFLMGDLSFPELRLALKGQEGRGILAPYRFPSDLEVR; this comes from the coding sequence ATGGGGCTTAGACCTTTCAAACTGGACCTTCACGTTCATTCGGTCCTCTCCCCCTGCGGGGAGCTGGAGATGGGCCTGAGCGACATCGCCCGGCGGGCGGCGGAGGTTGGCCTGGACGGACTTGCCCTGACGGACCACAACGCCTGCGCCAACGCGGCGGGCCTGATCGAGGCCGCCCAGGAACTTGGCCTCTGGGTTATACCCGGTTGCGAGGTCCAGACCGAGGAGGACATCCACGTGGTGTGCCTCTTCCCAACCCTGGGCTCCGCCATGGATTTCCAGGGCTGGACCTGGAACCTGCTGAACCCGGTGGCCAACGATCCGGACGTTTTCGGTTACCAGCTGGTGGTGGACAAGGAGGGCAACATCTTGGACCAGGTGGACACCCTCCTGGTACAGGGGATCCGGGCCGGGGTGGACCAGGTCCTCCTGGAGGTGAGGCAGCGTGGTGGCATCACCATCCTGTCCCACGTGGACCGTCCCTCCTTCTCCTACCCGGCGGTCTTGGGGCCCATCCCTCCAGATCTTCCGGTGGACGCCATAGAGATATCCTGGAGGGCCTCAGACCAGGAGGCGGAGCGCATAAGGCGGTCCCTGCCGCACCTTCCTTTCCTCCGGTCCTCGGACTCCCATTGCCTGTCGCACCTCTCCGCCCAGCGGTGCACCACCTTTCTCATGGGGGACCTGTCCTTTCCGGAGCTGCGCCTGGCCCTCAAGGGGCAGGAGGGCAGGGGTATCCTGGCCCCCTACAGGTTCCCGTCGGATTTGGAGGTGAGGTAG
- the radA gene encoding DNA repair protein RadA, which yields MAPKTSSRYRCSNCDFVSLTLVGRCPSCGSWGTMEREEILPVSSAPSGGLPKLVTLEEAPPERRILSGLPDLDLVLGGGWLPGGVVLLGGEPGVGKSTLLLQSCSAVAQGGTKVVYVSGEETPSQIASRAKRLQLTLGENFKVLVCDDVMKAIGAAEAHGAELLVVDSVQALRHPDASGWPGSPNQVRAVAENVIGFAKRTGASAVMIGHITKQGAIAGPKALEHLVDVVLVFFGERTSRNRLLRAEKNRFGGTEELGIFQMCERGLVPVSDPSALFWGEDEGVAGVAMGVPMEGSRPILSEIQALTCQSPYPYPKRASKGIELNRLQLLMAVMDRRCGMSLRTSDVYLNVAGGLAIQDPAVDLAVCAAIASSVEDVPLDMKACFIGEVGLAGEVRPVPRMAQRVREAERFGFRRFVVSAKDLKADGLDCSRDDIIPVRNVREMVKLVLG from the coding sequence TTGGCGCCCAAGACCTCTTCCCGATACCGGTGCTCCAACTGCGACTTCGTGAGCCTCACCCTGGTGGGGCGATGCCCCTCCTGTGGTTCCTGGGGTACCATGGAGAGAGAGGAGATCCTGCCCGTCTCGTCCGCCCCTTCCGGGGGGCTACCCAAGCTGGTCACCCTTGAGGAGGCGCCGCCGGAGAGGCGGATCCTGAGCGGCCTTCCGGACCTGGACCTGGTTCTGGGGGGCGGCTGGCTCCCCGGTGGGGTGGTGCTCCTGGGGGGCGAGCCGGGGGTGGGGAAGTCAACCCTTCTGTTGCAGTCCTGTTCCGCCGTGGCCCAGGGGGGCACCAAAGTGGTCTATGTCTCCGGAGAGGAGACCCCGTCCCAGATAGCCTCCAGGGCTAAGAGGTTGCAGTTAACCTTGGGGGAGAACTTCAAGGTCCTGGTGTGCGATGACGTCATGAAAGCCATAGGGGCCGCGGAGGCCCACGGGGCGGAGCTCCTGGTGGTGGACAGCGTCCAGGCGCTGAGACATCCCGATGCCTCCGGGTGGCCCGGCTCGCCCAACCAGGTGAGGGCGGTGGCGGAGAACGTCATAGGCTTTGCCAAACGTACCGGGGCCTCGGCGGTCATGATAGGCCACATAACCAAGCAGGGAGCCATCGCGGGCCCGAAGGCGCTGGAGCACCTGGTGGACGTGGTCCTGGTCTTCTTCGGGGAGCGCACCTCCAGGAACCGGCTGCTGAGGGCGGAGAAGAATCGCTTCGGTGGCACCGAGGAGCTCGGGATCTTCCAGATGTGCGAGCGAGGTCTCGTGCCCGTATCGGATCCCAGCGCCCTATTCTGGGGCGAGGACGAGGGGGTGGCGGGGGTGGCCATGGGGGTCCCCATGGAGGGCTCAAGGCCCATCCTGTCCGAGATCCAGGCCCTCACCTGTCAGTCCCCATACCCCTATCCCAAGAGGGCCTCAAAGGGTATAGAGCTGAACAGGCTTCAGTTGCTCATGGCGGTCATGGATCGTCGATGTGGCATGTCCCTCAGGACCAGCGACGTGTACCTGAACGTGGCGGGGGGGCTGGCGATCCAGGATCCCGCAGTGGACCTGGCGGTCTGCGCCGCCATAGCCAGCTCCGTGGAGGACGTGCCCCTGGACATGAAGGCTTGCTTCATCGGTGAGGTGGGGCTGGCGGGGGAGGTCCGGCCGGTTCCCAGGATGGCCCAGCGGGTCAGGGAGGCGGAGCGCTTCGGTTTTAGGAGGTTCGTGGTGAGCGCCAAGGACCTGAAGGCCGATGGTTTAGACTGTTCAAGGGATGATATCATACCGGTTAGGAACGTGAGGGAGATGGTCAAGCTAGTGCTGGGCTGA
- a CDS encoding NfeD family protein — MDYPVEVWLGFLALGVVVVVLSAKALRQKPSFGKEGMEGSSALALTDLSPRGTVFCHGEIWKARSVGGSIPKGSQVVVDRVEGLTLVVRPDDEKDGKTGGGADVV; from the coding sequence TTGGACTACCCGGTGGAGGTCTGGTTGGGTTTTTTGGCCCTTGGGGTTGTGGTGGTGGTCCTGTCCGCCAAGGCGCTAAGGCAGAAGCCGTCCTTCGGCAAGGAGGGGATGGAGGGCTCCAGCGCCCTGGCGCTGACGGACCTGTCCCCCCGAGGGACCGTATTCTGCCACGGAGAGATATGGAAGGCCCGGTCGGTTGGGGGATCGATACCCAAGGGATCCCAGGTGGTGGTGGATCGGGTGGAAGGGCTGACGCTGGTGGTTCGCCCGGATGACGAGAAGGATGGAAAGACAGGAGGGGGTGCGGATGTTGTTTGA
- a CDS encoding slipin family protein yields the protein MLFELIGMILDLGGSLLGVVLLLVLATSAIKIVPEYQRAVVFRLGRLIGAKGPGLIVVIPLIDRILKVDLRVVTLDVPVQEVITKDNVPIKVNAVVYFRVMDPSRSVVEVENHIMATSQLSQTTLRSVIGRSELDEVLSSRDKINMELQQIIDERTDPWGIKVSAVEVKELELPEGMKRAMAKQAEAERERRAKVIAAEGELQAAKALSEAASVMESSPITLQLRYLQTLREVASEKNSTTLFPVPIDLLRPFLERKGS from the coding sequence ATGTTGTTTGAGCTGATCGGCATGATCCTGGACCTGGGGGGTAGCCTGCTTGGGGTGGTGCTCCTCCTCGTCCTTGCCACGTCGGCGATAAAGATAGTGCCCGAGTATCAGCGGGCGGTGGTCTTCCGGCTGGGGCGCCTGATAGGGGCCAAGGGGCCCGGGTTGATCGTGGTGATCCCCCTCATAGACCGGATCCTCAAGGTGGATCTGCGGGTGGTGACGCTGGACGTGCCGGTCCAGGAGGTCATAACCAAGGACAACGTGCCCATAAAGGTCAACGCGGTGGTCTACTTCCGGGTCATGGATCCCTCCCGGTCGGTGGTGGAGGTGGAGAACCACATCATGGCCACCAGCCAGCTCTCCCAGACCACCCTGAGGTCCGTGATCGGCAGGTCCGAGCTGGACGAGGTGCTCTCCTCTCGGGACAAGATAAACATGGAGCTTCAGCAGATAATAGACGAGCGCACTGATCCCTGGGGGATCAAGGTCAGCGCCGTGGAGGTCAAGGAACTGGAGCTCCCGGAGGGGATGAAGCGGGCCATGGCGAAGCAGGCGGAGGCGGAGCGGGAGCGCAGGGCCAAAGTCATAGCCGCCGAGGGAGAGCTCCAGGCCGCCAAGGCCCTTTCGGAGGCCGCCTCGGTGATGGAGAGCTCCCCCATAACGCTTCAGCTCAGGTACCTGCAGACCCTGAGGGAGGTGGCCAGCGAGAAGAACTCCACCACCCTCTTTCCGGTGCCCATCGACCTGCTCAGGCCTTTCCTGGAGAGGAAGGGATCCTGA
- the leuS gene encoding leucine--tRNA ligase, with the protein MAYDFGTIEPKWQKVWEESGAFHVERGGDKPKFYCLEMFPYPSGALHMGHLRNYSIGDLMARFLRMNGYNVLYPMGFDAFGLPAENAALKFGVQPAEWTWKNIEHMTGQLKKMGCSYDWRRRVETCNPDYYRWTQWLFLQFFKKGLAYRKEAPVNWCESCKTVLANEQVVDGGHCWRCGTAVTKRNLEQWFLRITDYAQELLDCLDSLEGWPERVRMMQRNWIGRSEGVRLSFAIDGTDLTMEAFTTRIDTIFGVTFVALAAENPLVRQLAAVSPKGDEMLAFAEKVMRQNEIERCAAGGEKEGFDTGFFAVSPVDGRKIPIWIANYILMDYGTGAIMGVPAHDQRDFEFARKYQLDVVPVIRPVDGPIPDGSSMDRAFEDEGIQCNSGQFDGLPTREAISKMALWFEENRWGKREVNYRLRDWLISRQRYWGAPIPVVYCDCCGIVPVPEDELPVKLPMDVTVLEGGGSPLPGASHWVNTSCPKCGGPARRETDTMDTFICSSWYFLRYTSPSSKDAPFDFDDVSYWMPVDQYIGGIEHACLHLIYARFFTKVCSDLGLLPKDLREPFTNLLTQGMVIKDGSKMSKSKGNVVDPDEIIRRYGADTARLFILFAAPPEKDLDWSDKGVEGAHRFLSRVFRLVEENLEGLMSAPSPMDVDSIGDKALRDVKRQIHRTIDKVTRDISKERQFNTAVASLMELCNSLQSLKPSSPEGWSVLREGVESLVLCLAPFTPHVCEELWSMLGKNGLVSLCGWPKADPKALEMEDVTVVFQENGKVREQLKVPAGLSKDQLAERVLSDPAVAKRLEGKEILKVIAVPDKLVNVVVKP; encoded by the coding sequence ATGGCTTACGATTTTGGGACCATAGAGCCCAAGTGGCAGAAGGTGTGGGAGGAGAGCGGCGCCTTCCACGTGGAGCGTGGTGGGGATAAGCCCAAGTTCTACTGTCTTGAGATGTTCCCGTACCCCAGCGGGGCCCTGCACATGGGACATCTGAGGAACTACTCCATCGGAGACCTGATGGCCCGGTTCCTCCGGATGAACGGTTACAACGTCCTCTACCCCATGGGCTTCGACGCCTTCGGCCTGCCTGCGGAGAATGCGGCCCTCAAGTTCGGGGTCCAGCCGGCGGAGTGGACCTGGAAGAACATAGAGCACATGACTGGCCAGCTGAAGAAGATGGGGTGCAGCTACGATTGGCGCCGCCGGGTTGAGACCTGCAACCCGGACTACTACCGCTGGACCCAGTGGCTGTTCCTGCAGTTCTTCAAGAAGGGGTTGGCCTACCGCAAGGAGGCGCCGGTTAACTGGTGCGAGTCCTGCAAGACGGTCCTGGCCAACGAGCAGGTGGTGGACGGGGGACATTGCTGGCGCTGCGGCACCGCGGTCACCAAGCGCAACCTGGAGCAGTGGTTCCTGAGGATAACCGACTACGCCCAGGAGTTGCTGGACTGCCTGGACTCCCTGGAGGGGTGGCCCGAGCGGGTCAGGATGATGCAACGAAACTGGATAGGTCGGTCCGAGGGGGTTCGGCTCTCCTTCGCCATAGACGGCACGGACCTCACCATGGAGGCCTTCACCACCAGGATAGACACCATCTTCGGGGTCACCTTCGTGGCCCTTGCGGCGGAGAACCCCCTGGTCAGGCAACTGGCGGCCGTATCCCCCAAGGGGGATGAGATGCTCGCCTTCGCCGAGAAGGTGATGCGCCAGAACGAGATCGAGCGGTGCGCCGCCGGGGGCGAGAAGGAGGGTTTCGATACGGGCTTCTTCGCCGTTAGCCCCGTGGACGGCCGGAAGATCCCCATCTGGATAGCCAACTACATCCTCATGGACTACGGAACGGGGGCCATCATGGGTGTCCCGGCCCACGACCAGAGGGACTTCGAGTTCGCCAGGAAGTACCAGCTTGACGTGGTGCCGGTGATAAGGCCCGTGGACGGTCCCATCCCGGACGGATCTTCCATGGATAGGGCCTTCGAGGACGAGGGCATACAGTGCAACTCCGGCCAGTTCGACGGGCTCCCCACCCGAGAGGCCATATCGAAGATGGCCCTGTGGTTCGAGGAGAACCGGTGGGGAAAGCGGGAGGTCAACTACCGCCTCAGGGACTGGCTCATATCCCGTCAGCGCTACTGGGGGGCCCCCATCCCGGTGGTCTACTGCGACTGCTGCGGCATTGTGCCCGTGCCGGAGGATGAGCTGCCGGTCAAGCTCCCCATGGACGTCACGGTCCTCGAGGGGGGTGGATCCCCCCTGCCCGGTGCCAGTCACTGGGTCAACACCAGCTGCCCCAAGTGCGGTGGCCCCGCCAGGCGGGAAACCGATACCATGGACACCTTCATCTGTTCCTCCTGGTACTTCCTCCGGTACACCTCCCCCTCGAGCAAGGATGCCCCGTTCGACTTCGATGATGTGTCCTACTGGATGCCGGTGGATCAGTACATAGGCGGCATAGAGCACGCGTGCCTGCACCTAATCTACGCCCGGTTCTTCACCAAGGTCTGCTCGGACCTGGGGCTTCTGCCCAAGGACCTCCGGGAGCCCTTCACCAACCTGCTCACCCAGGGGATGGTGATAAAGGACGGCTCCAAGATGTCCAAGTCCAAGGGCAACGTGGTGGATCCCGACGAGATAATCCGCCGCTACGGGGCGGACACCGCCAGGCTCTTCATCCTCTTCGCCGCCCCGCCGGAGAAGGACCTGGACTGGTCCGACAAAGGGGTTGAGGGGGCCCATCGGTTCCTGAGCCGGGTCTTCCGGCTGGTGGAGGAGAACCTGGAGGGGCTCATGTCCGCCCCGTCCCCCATGGACGTGGACTCCATAGGGGATAAGGCCCTCCGGGACGTGAAGCGACAGATCCACAGGACCATAGACAAGGTGACCCGGGACATATCCAAGGAGAGGCAGTTCAACACCGCTGTGGCGAGCCTGATGGAGCTCTGCAACTCCCTCCAGAGCCTCAAGCCCTCCAGCCCGGAGGGGTGGAGCGTGCTCCGGGAGGGGGTCGAGTCCCTGGTTCTCTGCCTGGCCCCCTTCACCCCCCACGTGTGCGAGGAGCTCTGGAGCATGCTCGGCAAGAATGGGCTGGTGTCCCTGTGCGGCTGGCCCAAGGCGGATCCCAAGGCCCTCGAGATGGAGGACGTGACCGTGGTCTTCCAGGAGAACGGCAAGGTCCGGGAGCAGCTCAAGGTTCCCGCGGGGCTCTCCAAGGATCAGCTGGCGGAGAGGGTGTTGTCGGATCCTGCGGTGGCCAAGAGGCTGGAGGGCAAGGAGATATTGAAGGTCATAGCGGTGCCCGACAAGCTGGTGAACGTGGTGGTGAAGCCCTAA
- a CDS encoding DNA polymerase III subunit delta, translating into MPHLVLLLGEPSSIKGLVQRALEDLGAPGQEVTRRSYQSWSDLLGDNSSCGLFAERSFVLVEVEGDLGPFPLHMTPLLEGPEADNVVLLAVNQLPKELSQGELKGRVSVYRDEPLPRFGRDRIRWIENQARGLGLSISSDGLAFISDAFEDREEISGELRKLSMLGRAVSLEDVRSLCLGDGQRNLVSFLDLLCARRDVEAIKTLEALKRDQDLLPLVSATYNRFRLAFYAHRFGEGWVNRNLSPRPYAMKMAMRAVEAYPLAALRDFVWELIRINVMEKMGLGAGWARFDMAVFGLLNSSRGRR; encoded by the coding sequence TTGCCTCACCTGGTGCTGTTGTTAGGGGAGCCATCGTCTATAAAGGGTCTCGTACAGAGGGCCCTCGAGGACCTGGGGGCCCCGGGACAGGAGGTGACCAGGAGGTCCTACCAGAGCTGGTCGGACCTCCTGGGGGATAACAGCTCCTGTGGGCTATTCGCCGAGCGCTCCTTCGTCCTGGTTGAGGTGGAGGGGGATCTGGGCCCCTTTCCCCTCCACATGACGCCCCTTTTGGAGGGGCCCGAGGCGGACAACGTGGTGCTCCTGGCGGTTAATCAGCTCCCCAAGGAGCTGTCCCAGGGGGAGCTGAAGGGCAGGGTCTCGGTTTACCGGGACGAGCCCCTGCCCCGGTTCGGCCGGGACAGGATCCGCTGGATCGAGAACCAGGCCAGGGGACTGGGGCTTTCGATATCCTCCGATGGCCTGGCCTTCATATCCGACGCCTTCGAGGACCGGGAGGAGATATCCGGTGAGCTTCGGAAGCTGAGCATGCTGGGACGTGCGGTGTCGCTGGAGGACGTGAGATCCCTCTGCCTGGGGGACGGTCAGCGAAACCTGGTGTCGTTCCTGGACCTCTTGTGCGCCCGGCGGGATGTGGAGGCCATCAAGACCTTGGAGGCCCTGAAGCGGGATCAGGACCTTCTTCCGCTGGTGTCCGCCACCTACAACCGGTTCAGGCTTGCCTTTTACGCCCACCGCTTCGGTGAGGGGTGGGTGAACCGGAACCTATCCCCCAGGCCCTATGCCATGAAGATGGCCATGAGGGCGGTGGAGGCCTACCCGCTGGCGGCCTTGAGGGATTTCGTATGGGAGCTCATAAGGATCAACGTGATGGAGAAGATGGGGCTGGGGGCCGGCTGGGCCCGGTTCGATATGGCGGTTTTTGGCCTTCTCAACTCGTCGAGGGGAAGGAGATAG